One part of the Xylanimonas allomyrinae genome encodes these proteins:
- a CDS encoding bifunctional RNase H/acid phosphatase translates to MAAPGVRALVVEADGGSRGNPGPAGYGALVRDAATGAVLAERAGYLGVTTNNVAEYTGLVEGLRAAHGIDPGARVQVRMDSRLVVEQMTGAWQIRHDGLRAIATRARAAFPAEQVEYTWVPRAQNAAADALANEAMDTREPVIARDHGPDAVLAEPGETLGAPAPDADDDAAPGTGGRWRPSGAFSALDPCDALTLVLVRHGVTPLTLLGGLSGGEVPGPPLTAQGRSQAARAADAVHRLHETWPDVPRPSHIASSPMVRTQEVAAAVGRRLGLPVTVDERLREMEFGDWESLTPAQVEERWPGDFAQWYATGTFAPPGGESYVQVGERVAGAIEDLRAAGTGRSVVVAGHAAMIRTVVGRALQMPPATWSSLRIPPCSLTILRYFPAATEVVTVAHPT, encoded by the coding sequence ATGGCGGCCCCTGGTGTTCGTGCCCTCGTCGTCGAGGCCGACGGCGGGTCGCGCGGCAATCCCGGGCCTGCGGGCTACGGGGCGCTCGTGCGCGACGCCGCGACCGGCGCCGTCCTCGCCGAGCGGGCGGGCTACCTCGGGGTCACCACCAACAACGTCGCCGAGTACACGGGGCTGGTCGAAGGGCTGCGTGCTGCGCACGGCATCGACCCGGGCGCGCGCGTGCAGGTACGCATGGACTCGCGCCTGGTCGTCGAGCAGATGACCGGTGCGTGGCAGATCCGCCACGACGGGCTGCGGGCCATCGCCACCCGGGCGCGCGCCGCGTTCCCCGCGGAGCAGGTCGAGTACACGTGGGTGCCGCGCGCGCAGAACGCCGCGGCCGACGCCCTGGCGAACGAGGCGATGGACACCCGGGAGCCGGTCATCGCGCGCGACCACGGGCCGGACGCCGTGCTCGCCGAGCCGGGGGAGACCCTGGGCGCTCCGGCCCCGGACGCCGATGACGACGCCGCGCCGGGCACCGGCGGGCGCTGGCGGCCGTCGGGGGCGTTCTCGGCGCTCGACCCGTGCGACGCGCTGACGCTCGTCCTCGTGCGGCACGGGGTCACGCCCCTGACGCTGCTCGGCGGGCTGTCGGGCGGCGAGGTGCCGGGCCCGCCGCTGACCGCGCAGGGCCGCAGCCAGGCCGCGCGCGCCGCCGACGCCGTCCATCGGCTTCACGAGACGTGGCCCGACGTGCCGCGCCCGAGCCACATCGCGTCCTCGCCCATGGTGCGCACCCAGGAGGTCGCGGCCGCCGTCGGCCGCCGGCTCGGGCTGCCCGTCACCGTCGACGAACGGCTGCGCGAGATGGAGTTCGGCGATTGGGAGTCGCTGACGCCGGCGCAGGTCGAGGAGCGCTGGCCGGGCGACTTCGCCCAGTGGTACGCGACGGGCACGTTCGCGCCGCCCGGCGGCGAGTCCTACGTGCAGGTGGGCGAGCGCGTGGCCGGGGCGATCGAGGACCTGCGCGCTGCCGGCACCGGTCGCTCGGTGGTCGTGGCCGGTCACGCGGCGATGATCCGCACCGTGGTGGGCCGCGCTCTCCAGATGCCCCCGGCGACCTGGTCGAGCCTGCGGATCCCGCCGTGCTCCCTGACGATCCTGCGCTACTTCCCTGCCGCGACCGAGGTCGTCACGGTGGCCCACCCCACCTGA
- a CDS encoding zinc ribbon domain-containing protein: MTTAAPEDQLRLLSLQALDTRLQQLAHSRRTHPTLARIAELDKQIADLHGSLVDSRTAVSDLERELAKAEADVAQVVARAAKDQQRLDSGALGAKDALAVSDELTSLGRRQSALEEVELEVMERLEAHQESLGKVEAAHQELVDARTAAEAARDAAFADLDGQAAALAAERAGAVGGIDAALVALYDQVRTRLGGTGAAALRGGRCEGCGLELNPGDLAAARAAAADQVVRCEECGRILVRVAEAAA; the protein is encoded by the coding sequence GTGACCACTGCAGCCCCCGAGGACCAGCTCCGGCTGCTGTCCCTGCAAGCGCTCGACACCCGCCTGCAGCAGCTCGCGCACTCGCGCCGCACGCACCCGACGCTCGCCCGCATCGCCGAGCTCGACAAGCAGATCGCCGACCTGCACGGCTCGCTCGTCGATTCGCGCACCGCCGTCAGCGACCTCGAACGCGAGCTCGCCAAGGCCGAGGCCGACGTCGCCCAGGTCGTCGCGCGTGCCGCCAAGGACCAGCAGCGCCTCGACTCGGGCGCGCTCGGCGCCAAGGACGCGCTCGCCGTCTCCGACGAGCTCACGTCCCTCGGCCGCCGCCAGTCGGCGCTCGAGGAGGTCGAGCTCGAGGTCATGGAACGCCTCGAAGCCCATCAGGAGTCCCTCGGCAAGGTCGAGGCGGCCCACCAGGAGCTCGTCGACGCCCGGACGGCCGCCGAGGCCGCGCGCGACGCGGCGTTCGCCGACCTCGACGGGCAGGCGGCGGCGCTCGCGGCCGAGCGTGCCGGGGCTGTCGGCGGCATCGACGCCGCGCTCGTCGCGCTCTACGACCAGGTCCGCACGCGGCTCGGCGGAACGGGTGCCGCGGCGCTGCGCGGCGGACGGTGCGAGGGGTGCGGGCTCGAGCTCAACCCGGGCGACCTCGCCGCCGCACGTGCGGCGGCGGCCGACCAGGTGGTGCGTTGCGAGGAGTGCGGGCGCATCCTCGTGCGCGTCGCGGAGGCTGCCGCCTGA
- a CDS encoding Nif3-like dinuclear metal center hexameric protein: MTAVPTLGDVVAVLDGLYPPDTAEGWDAVGLVAGDPAAPVRTVLLAVDPVATVVDEALDLGVDLVVTHHPLFLKGVHSVAATTFKGAVVHRLLRAGVALYNAHTNADAAPRGVADALADAVGLVDRAPLVAHADGAETGIGRVGRLAAPTTLHDFARRVAGALPATAQGVRVAGDLDATVRTAAVVGGSGDALFDAVRAAAVDVYVTSDLRHHPASELRERALFEHGTPYLVDTAHYASEWPWLRYAATDLAAGVTARLAARGEEGTVTCTVSTRVTDPWTTTVTVP; this comes from the coding sequence ATGACCGCCGTACCCACGCTCGGAGACGTCGTCGCCGTCCTCGACGGCCTCTACCCGCCCGACACCGCCGAGGGCTGGGACGCCGTCGGGCTCGTTGCCGGGGACCCAGCCGCGCCCGTGCGCACGGTCCTGCTCGCCGTCGACCCCGTGGCGACCGTCGTCGACGAGGCCCTCGACCTGGGCGTCGACCTCGTCGTCACCCACCACCCGCTGTTCCTCAAGGGCGTCCACTCCGTCGCCGCCACGACGTTCAAGGGCGCCGTGGTCCACCGACTGCTGCGCGCGGGCGTCGCGCTCTACAACGCGCACACCAACGCCGACGCCGCCCCGCGCGGCGTCGCCGACGCCCTCGCCGACGCCGTCGGCCTCGTCGACCGCGCACCGCTGGTCGCGCACGCCGACGGAGCCGAGACCGGCATCGGGCGCGTCGGCCGGCTCGCCGCGCCGACGACGCTGCACGACTTCGCCCGACGCGTGGCGGGCGCCCTTCCGGCCACCGCCCAGGGCGTGCGGGTCGCCGGCGACCTCGACGCGACCGTGCGCACCGCCGCCGTCGTCGGCGGATCGGGCGACGCACTGTTCGACGCCGTCCGCGCGGCCGCCGTCGACGTGTACGTCACCTCCGACCTGCGCCACCACCCGGCGTCCGAGCTGCGCGAGCGGGCGCTCTTCGAGCACGGCACGCCCTACCTCGTCGACACCGCGCACTACGCGTCCGAGTGGCCGTGGCTGCGCTACGCCGCGACAGACCTCGCCGCAGGCGTCACCGCGCGGCTCGCAGCACGCGGCGAGGAAGGTACCGTGACCTGCACGGTCTCCACACGCGTCACCGACCCGTGGACGACGACGGTGACAGTTCCATGA
- a CDS encoding ArsR/SmtB family transcription factor codes for MDTQPLYAIKADLFKALAHPARLQVLEVLAADPCLTAPVARLLEVTGAEPSALSQHLAVLKRVGVVESSRTGNLVDYRLTEPLVAELLVVARAFLLTRLADGATRSQHDAARHLPPLPGASAQGVLEAAQAAFAGATR; via the coding sequence GTGGACACCCAGCCGCTGTACGCCATCAAGGCGGACCTCTTCAAGGCGCTCGCGCACCCCGCCCGCCTCCAGGTGCTGGAGGTCCTCGCCGCGGACCCCTGCCTCACCGCCCCCGTCGCCCGCCTGCTCGAGGTCACCGGCGCCGAACCTTCCGCGCTGTCCCAGCACCTGGCCGTGCTCAAGCGCGTCGGCGTCGTCGAGTCCTCGCGCACGGGCAACCTCGTGGACTACCGGCTGACCGAACCACTCGTCGCCGAGCTGCTCGTCGTCGCGCGCGCGTTCCTGCTCACCCGCCTCGCCGACGGCGCCACCCGGTCCCAGCACGACGCCGCCCGGCACCTGCCGCCGCTGCCCGGCGCGTCCGCGCAAGGCGTGCTCGAAGCCGCCCAGGCCGCGTTCGCCGGCGCGACACGATGA
- a CDS encoding SulP family inorganic anion transporter, giving the protein MNVRGLLPARTDYDLRPRSIAADLVAGLTVGVVALPLALAFGVSSGVGAAAGLVTAVIAGIVAAVFGGSGLQVSGPTGAMAVVLAPIVAKHGLGSVALVTVLAGIVVLAAGVLRLGRIVTYIPWPVVEGFTLGIACIIFLQQVPAALGVTAPAGGNTAVTAVRAAVDAASGDGTATAWTLGVVAVVALVMLVLPRIAGAIPASLVAVAIVTVLAEVLGAPLPRIGALPDSLPLPVLPTASTGALRELGGAALAVAALAAIESLLSARVAASMSTTDSLYQPDRELVGQGLASVASGLFGGMPATGAIARTAVNVRSGARTRLAAVVHAVVILAVITLATGPVSRIPLAALAGVLMVTAFRMIPGRTVATVVRASRSTATTFVVTAVITVAFDLIEAVEIGVLVAAFFALRAVARAAGVHREPLPGHAQPGDEHVALFRIEGAMFFGAADRVLTEVAHDSIRDGVRVVVLRLSGLRMVDATGAKALGDLVHELEQRGVTVLVKGVQPGHVGLLRNVGVLDELRDERHLFEDLDQAVEHARSHVRRAELGQDVPQLRGLR; this is encoded by the coding sequence ATGAACGTCCGGGGCCTGCTGCCGGCCCGCACCGACTACGACCTGCGCCCGCGCAGCATCGCCGCCGACCTCGTCGCCGGCCTCACCGTCGGCGTCGTCGCCCTCCCCCTCGCCCTCGCGTTCGGCGTCAGCTCGGGTGTCGGCGCCGCCGCCGGACTCGTCACCGCCGTCATCGCCGGCATCGTGGCCGCCGTCTTCGGCGGCTCCGGCCTCCAGGTCTCCGGCCCCACCGGCGCCATGGCCGTCGTGCTCGCACCCATCGTCGCCAAGCACGGGCTCGGCTCCGTCGCCCTCGTCACCGTGCTCGCCGGCATCGTCGTCCTCGCCGCCGGCGTGCTGCGCCTGGGACGGATCGTCACCTACATCCCCTGGCCCGTCGTCGAAGGGTTCACCCTCGGCATCGCCTGCATCATCTTCCTGCAACAGGTACCCGCCGCCCTCGGCGTCACCGCACCAGCAGGCGGCAACACCGCCGTGACCGCCGTGCGCGCCGCCGTCGACGCCGCCTCGGGCGACGGCACCGCGACCGCCTGGACGCTCGGCGTCGTCGCCGTGGTCGCGCTCGTCATGCTCGTGCTGCCCCGCATCGCAGGCGCCATCCCGGCCTCGCTCGTCGCCGTCGCGATCGTCACCGTGCTCGCCGAGGTGCTCGGCGCGCCCCTGCCCCGCATCGGCGCCCTGCCCGACTCGCTGCCCCTGCCCGTGCTGCCCACCGCCAGCACCGGGGCCCTGCGCGAGCTCGGCGGAGCCGCCCTCGCCGTCGCAGCGCTCGCGGCCATCGAGTCGCTCCTGTCGGCGCGCGTCGCAGCGTCCATGTCGACCACGGACAGCCTCTACCAACCCGACCGCGAGCTCGTCGGGCAAGGCCTCGCCTCCGTCGCCAGCGGGCTGTTCGGCGGCATGCCCGCCACCGGAGCCATCGCCCGCACCGCCGTCAACGTGCGCTCCGGAGCACGCACCCGTCTGGCCGCCGTCGTCCACGCCGTCGTCATCCTCGCCGTCATCACCCTGGCCACCGGGCCCGTCTCACGCATCCCGCTCGCGGCGCTCGCGGGCGTGCTCATGGTGACGGCGTTCCGCATGATCCCGGGCCGCACGGTCGCCACGGTCGTGCGCGCGAGCCGCAGCACCGCGACCACCTTCGTCGTGACCGCCGTCATCACCGTCGCGTTCGACCTCATCGAGGCCGTCGAGATCGGCGTGCTCGTGGCCGCGTTCTTCGCGCTGCGCGCCGTCGCGCGGGCAGCCGGCGTGCACCGCGAGCCGCTGCCGGGGCACGCGCAGCCCGGCGACGAGCACGTCGCGCTGTTCCGCATCGAGGGCGCCATGTTCTTCGGCGCGGCCGACCGCGTGCTGACCGAGGTCGCGCACGACTCGATCCGCGACGGCGTGCGCGTCGTCGTGCTGCGCCTGTCGGGGCTGCGCATGGTCGACGCGACAGGCGCCAAGGCCCTCGGCGACCTCGTGCACGAGCTCGAGCAGCGCGGCGTCACCGTGCTCGTCAAGGGAGTGCAGCCCGGGCACGTCGGCCTTCTGCGCAACGTCGGCGTGCTCGACGAGCTGCGCGACGAGCGTCACCTGTTCGAAGACCTCGACCAGGCCGTCGAACACGCGCGCTCGCACGTGCGGCGCGCCGAGCTCGGCCAGGACGTGCCACAGCTGCGCGGGCTGCGCTGA
- a CDS encoding bifunctional 3'-5' exonuclease/DNA polymerase has translation MRVLRDTDRAEGLGALVRDDEAAAPAPRWTWDDTNRWYPALLDAGVRVERAHDLRLAHAILRRSPLTARTPFARADPGPWDGLVPAPAGPPPSLPGAGPAPQGLFELGDIAAPARDGRDARDPHAELAAQEAALAAATDPGRLRFLLAAESAGALVAAEMHHTGLPWRADVHDAILTERLGPRPPSGQRPVLLEALAARIREALDAPPSLNPDSHPSLLKAMQYAGVGVKSLSKWELEEHDHPVVAPLLEYKKLARLLTANGWNWLDTWVRDGRFRPEYVVGGVVTGRWSSVGGGALQLPKDVRRAVVADPGWTLVVADVAQLEPRVLAAMSGDAAMAAAGRGGDMYAGIVASGAVATRELAKVGMLGAMYGGTTGASAAVLPSLARTFPRAIALVEDAARAGERGEVVSTWLGRGSPLPGEPWAQVQAGAYAAEPAGSADAAARARAYTRSWGRFTRNFVVQGTAAEWALAWLASARRRLWDLGEAGPGGTGVFGRRPHLAFFLHDEVVVHTPAALADDVARELRQAAVEAGRLLFGDAPVEFPLTVATVETYADAK, from the coding sequence ATGCGCGTGCTGCGGGACACCGATCGGGCCGAGGGCTTGGGCGCTCTCGTGCGCGACGACGAGGCCGCGGCACCCGCGCCGCGCTGGACCTGGGACGACACCAACCGCTGGTACCCGGCCCTCCTGGACGCCGGGGTGCGCGTGGAGCGGGCCCACGACCTGCGGCTCGCGCACGCGATCCTGCGGCGCTCGCCCCTGACCGCCCGCACGCCGTTCGCGCGGGCGGATCCCGGGCCGTGGGACGGTCTCGTGCCCGCGCCCGCCGGGCCGCCACCCTCGCTGCCCGGCGCCGGCCCGGCACCGCAGGGGCTGTTCGAGCTGGGTGACATCGCTGCGCCCGCGCGCGACGGCCGCGACGCCCGCGACCCGCACGCCGAGCTCGCGGCGCAGGAGGCGGCCCTCGCCGCGGCCACCGACCCCGGCCGCCTGCGGTTCCTGCTCGCCGCCGAGTCCGCGGGCGCGCTCGTCGCCGCCGAGATGCACCACACGGGCCTGCCCTGGCGTGCCGACGTGCACGACGCGATCCTCACCGAGCGGCTCGGCCCGCGCCCGCCGTCGGGGCAGCGCCCTGTACTGCTCGAGGCGCTCGCCGCGCGCATCCGCGAGGCCCTCGACGCCCCGCCCTCGCTCAACCCCGACTCGCACCCGAGCCTGCTCAAGGCGATGCAGTACGCGGGGGTGGGGGTCAAGAGCCTGAGCAAGTGGGAGCTGGAGGAGCACGACCACCCCGTCGTCGCCCCGCTGCTGGAGTACAAGAAGCTCGCCCGGCTGCTGACCGCCAACGGCTGGAACTGGCTCGACACCTGGGTGCGCGACGGCAGGTTCCGCCCGGAGTACGTGGTCGGCGGCGTCGTCACGGGCCGCTGGTCGTCGGTCGGCGGGGGAGCGCTGCAGCTTCCCAAGGACGTGCGCCGCGCCGTCGTCGCCGATCCGGGCTGGACGCTCGTGGTCGCCGACGTCGCCCAGCTCGAGCCTCGCGTGCTGGCCGCGATGAGCGGCGACGCCGCGATGGCGGCGGCGGGCCGCGGCGGCGACATGTACGCGGGCATCGTCGCGTCGGGGGCCGTGGCGACGCGCGAGCTGGCCAAGGTGGGCATGCTCGGCGCGATGTACGGCGGCACCACGGGCGCGAGCGCCGCCGTGCTGCCGAGCCTCGCGCGCACGTTCCCGCGCGCGATCGCGCTGGTCGAGGACGCCGCTCGCGCGGGCGAGCGCGGCGAGGTCGTCTCCACCTGGCTCGGGCGCGGCTCGCCGCTCCCGGGCGAGCCGTGGGCGCAGGTGCAGGCGGGCGCGTACGCGGCCGAGCCGGCGGGGTCCGCCGACGCGGCGGCACGCGCTCGCGCCTACACGCGGTCGTGGGGCCGGTTCACGCGCAACTTCGTCGTGCAGGGCACGGCCGCCGAGTGGGCGCTGGCCTGGCTGGCGTCGGCGCGGCGCCGGCTGTGGGACCTGGGGGAGGCGGGCCCGGGTGGTACCGGTGTGTTCGGGCGGCGCCCGCACCTGGCGTTCTTCCTGCACGACGAGGTGGTGGTGCACACCCCGGCCGCGCTGGCCGACGACGTCGCGCGCGAGCTGCGGCAGGCCGCGGTCGAGGCGGGACGCCTGCTGTTCGGCGACGCCCCTGTCGAGTTCCCGCTGACGGTCGCGACCGTCGAGACCTACGCGGACGCCAAATAG
- a CDS encoding SDR family oxidoreductase, with the protein MAGGHGKVALHLTRYLTARGHDVVGLVRDPGQVADVEAAGGTAVVVDLEQAEAADVAAVLDGADAVVFAAGAGPGSTAERKYTVDRDGAILLAAAARVAGVRRFVQVSTQGAGSPAPRGSTPVWAAYLDAKTQAEDDLRASDLDWTILRPGQFTDAPGTGRVTLAGGRVTRGTVPRADVAAVVAELVLSGNAVGRTLALTSGDVPVQTAVAAT; encoded by the coding sequence GTGGCCGGAGGCCATGGCAAGGTCGCGCTCCACCTGACGCGGTACCTCACCGCACGCGGGCACGACGTCGTCGGGCTGGTCCGCGACCCCGGCCAGGTGGCGGACGTGGAGGCGGCGGGCGGCACCGCCGTCGTCGTCGACCTGGAGCAGGCGGAGGCCGCCGACGTGGCCGCGGTGCTCGACGGCGCGGACGCGGTCGTGTTCGCCGCCGGAGCCGGGCCCGGCTCCACCGCCGAGCGCAAGTACACCGTGGACCGCGACGGCGCGATCCTCCTCGCGGCGGCCGCGCGCGTCGCGGGCGTGCGGCGCTTCGTCCAGGTGTCCACGCAGGGCGCCGGGTCTCCCGCGCCCCGCGGGTCGACCCCCGTGTGGGCCGCGTACCTCGACGCCAAGACGCAGGCCGAGGACGACCTGCGCGCGTCGGATCTTGACTGGACCATCCTGCGGCCGGGCCAGTTCACCGACGCCCCCGGCACCGGCCGCGTCACGCTCGCGGGCGGACGCGTCACGCGTGGCACCGTGCCGCGCGCCGACGTCGCGGCCGTGGTCGCAGAGCTGGTGCTGTCGGGCAACGCGGTGGGGCGCACGCTGGCCCTGACCAGCGGCGACGTCCCGGTGCAGACGGCCGTCGCGGCCACGTAG
- a CDS encoding TetR/AcrR family transcriptional regulator codes for MADDTPDARSTSRDLKDAVAALTKALGQTLSEAGSAARREVADELAAASRELSRELGDAASELAGRSTARATKAERTRADLVAAARTVFAAQGYEGASVADIASAAGYTKGALYANFASKEDLFVEVARQFAGRGTGPDDATPSSADLDDILLSLEVYLFALRHPRAQPELRALVAQAHEALATEVHRQRTGRDGEPARADYDVALGLAALHNYGAILRPLLAVDVDGAVERLGASSGVPRAEGRRARSRARPRRRCQTGAGPAYRRAHLREVGLCPALKSAACVSPWPEAMARSRST; via the coding sequence ATGGCGGACGACACCCCCGACGCACGCTCCACGTCCCGCGACCTCAAGGACGCCGTCGCGGCGCTCACCAAGGCCCTCGGGCAGACGCTCAGCGAGGCCGGCAGCGCCGCACGTCGCGAGGTCGCCGACGAGCTCGCCGCCGCCTCGCGCGAGCTCTCGCGCGAGCTCGGCGACGCCGCCTCCGAGCTCGCCGGGCGGTCGACCGCGCGCGCCACGAAGGCCGAGCGCACGCGCGCCGACCTCGTCGCCGCCGCGCGCACCGTCTTCGCCGCCCAGGGCTACGAGGGTGCCTCCGTCGCCGACATCGCGTCCGCCGCCGGGTACACCAAGGGCGCCCTCTACGCGAACTTCGCGTCCAAGGAGGACCTGTTCGTCGAGGTCGCCCGGCAGTTCGCCGGGCGCGGCACGGGCCCCGACGACGCGACGCCGTCGTCGGCCGACCTCGACGACATCCTGCTCTCCCTGGAGGTCTACCTCTTCGCGCTGCGCCACCCCCGCGCCCAGCCCGAGCTGCGCGCGCTCGTCGCGCAGGCGCACGAGGCGCTCGCCACCGAGGTGCACCGGCAGCGCACGGGGCGCGACGGCGAGCCGGCCCGGGCCGACTACGACGTCGCGCTCGGCCTCGCGGCCCTCCACAACTACGGTGCGATCCTGCGCCCCCTGCTTGCGGTCGACGTCGACGGCGCCGTCGAAAGGCTCGGGGCATCATCCGGGGTGCCACGCGCTGAGGGACGCCGTGCCCGATCACGTGCCCGCCCCAGGCGACGCTGCCAGACTGGTGCGGGCCCGGCGTACCGCCGAGCGCACCTGAGGGAGGTCGGTCTGTGCCCCGCACTGAAAAGCGCCGCGTGCGTGTCGCCGTGGCCGGAGGCCATGGCAAGGTCGCGCTCCACCTGA
- a CDS encoding ABC transporter ATP-binding protein, with translation MSDDVLAIRDLHKRYGSGSRAVQANDGIDLTASAGQVVCLLGHNGAGKSTLVNQVVGIAAPDRGTIRLAGVDAVAHPARARALASVQAQANVPITGLTPRRAVDLVGRIRGGRRADVRRRTAHLLDALDLGPWADVPAEKVSGGVARLTAFAMAAVAPGRLVVLDEPTNDVDPVRRRLLWREIRAIADGGAAVLLVTHNVLEAETVVDHVTVLDRGRVVAQGTPAALSAAHPGRSLEDAYIHLVGQAQPAAARHPQEAAR, from the coding sequence ATGTCCGACGACGTCCTGGCCATCCGGGACCTGCACAAGCGGTACGGCTCCGGCAGCCGCGCCGTGCAGGCCAACGACGGCATCGACCTGACCGCGAGCGCCGGGCAGGTCGTGTGCCTGCTCGGCCACAACGGCGCCGGCAAGAGCACGCTGGTCAACCAGGTGGTGGGCATCGCCGCCCCCGACCGCGGCACCATCCGGCTCGCGGGCGTCGACGCCGTCGCGCACCCGGCCCGCGCCCGAGCGCTCGCCAGCGTGCAGGCGCAGGCGAACGTGCCGATCACCGGCCTCACCCCGCGCCGCGCCGTCGATCTGGTCGGCCGCATCCGCGGCGGACGACGCGCCGACGTGCGCCGCCGCACCGCGCACCTGCTCGACGCCCTGGACCTCGGCCCGTGGGCCGACGTGCCCGCCGAGAAGGTCTCGGGCGGCGTCGCGCGGCTCACCGCGTTCGCCATGGCCGCCGTCGCTCCCGGGCGCCTCGTCGTGCTCGACGAACCCACCAACGACGTCGACCCGGTGCGCCGCCGCCTGCTGTGGCGCGAGATCCGCGCGATCGCCGACGGCGGCGCCGCCGTCCTGCTCGTGACGCACAACGTGCTCGAAGCCGAGACGGTCGTCGACCACGTCACCGTGCTCGACCGCGGGCGCGTCGTCGCGCAGGGCACGCCCGCCGCGCTGAGCGCCGCGCACCCGGGCCGCTCGCTCGAGGACGCCTACATCCACCTGGTCGGCCAGGCGCAGCCCGCCGCCGCCCGTCACCCGCAGGAGGCCGCACGATGA
- a CDS encoding ABC transporter permease — protein MSTQDVTAEPTAPAAVVRQLGLLMQWQARRMSQWLPLLVIVQVLLAVTTVFGYGLLVGTPPREAALYLATGAPTITLVMVGLVMAPQQVAQSRTEGSFDWMRTLPIPRWVFLAADLAVWSLVALPGTVLGVVVGAWRFDIALSVSPWIVLAAPVVSLTAATVGYSVATLLPAQVAQLLSQVLVFVVLLFSPVSYPAERMPAWLAEVHQWAPVQPMAEVMRASLVSDEFGVSVRTVAVLAVWCVVAVAGACRALQRRA, from the coding sequence ATGAGCACGCAGGACGTCACCGCCGAACCGACCGCACCGGCCGCGGTCGTGCGCCAGCTCGGCCTGCTCATGCAGTGGCAGGCACGCCGCATGTCGCAGTGGCTGCCGCTGCTCGTCATCGTCCAGGTGCTGCTGGCCGTGACGACGGTGTTCGGCTACGGGCTCCTGGTCGGGACGCCGCCGCGCGAGGCGGCGCTCTACCTCGCCACCGGGGCGCCCACGATCACGCTCGTCATGGTCGGGCTCGTCATGGCGCCCCAGCAGGTCGCGCAGTCGCGCACCGAGGGCAGCTTCGACTGGATGCGCACGCTGCCCATCCCCCGGTGGGTCTTCCTCGCGGCCGACCTCGCGGTCTGGTCGCTCGTCGCGCTGCCCGGCACGGTGCTCGGTGTGGTCGTCGGGGCGTGGCGGTTCGACATCGCGCTGTCGGTCAGTCCGTGGATCGTGCTCGCCGCACCCGTGGTGTCGCTCACCGCGGCGACCGTCGGGTACTCGGTGGCGACCCTGCTGCCCGCGCAGGTCGCGCAGCTGCTCAGCCAGGTGCTCGTGTTCGTGGTGCTGCTGTTCTCGCCGGTCAGCTACCCGGCGGAACGGATGCCGGCGTGGCTCGCCGAGGTGCACCAGTGGGCGCCCGTGCAGCCCATGGCCGAGGTCATGCGTGCGTCGCTGGTGAGCGACGAGTTCGGTGTCTCGGTACGGACGGTGGCGGTGCTCGCCGTGTGGTGCGTCGTCGCGGTCGCCGGGGCGTGCCGGGCACTGCAGCGGCGGGCGTGA